The following are encoded in a window of Solibacillus sp. FSL R7-0668 genomic DNA:
- a CDS encoding ABC transporter permease translates to MIVLECKQLLRSRWIQIVTLLFAIVFSAILMIQHLALPSTTSFTRQTASLLNILLFLLPLFMLTIGSMNIASDKETGWLGLLSTYPLSMGRFVLTKYIALCLVFTGISVFVFAVALFAGSFFGGLKLPWFAVIITMLIILIFNAISVLLGAIAKTRLHALAIGLGVWSVVSLLISYMMMAIGTVSSEALLKQLVIVMIHLNPLEWIRYGYFVFSEQTAVLGPAFYGMSMFYSSPPGFVIFGVVSLLWVALSLMMATLLLKVRGKRL, encoded by the coding sequence ATGATTGTACTTGAATGTAAACAGCTTTTACGTAGCCGCTGGATTCAAATTGTTACGCTTCTTTTTGCGATTGTATTTAGCGCCATTTTAATGATTCAACATTTAGCGCTGCCAAGCACGACTAGCTTCACACGCCAGACAGCATCTTTACTTAATATTTTATTATTTTTATTGCCGTTATTTATGCTAACCATTGGTAGTATGAATATTGCAAGTGATAAAGAGACGGGATGGCTTGGGCTATTATCGACGTATCCATTATCAATGGGTCGTTTTGTACTGACGAAGTATATTGCACTTTGCCTCGTATTTACGGGCATTAGTGTATTTGTTTTTGCGGTTGCACTGTTTGCGGGGAGCTTTTTTGGTGGACTAAAGTTACCGTGGTTTGCGGTGATCATTACGATGCTTATTATATTGATTTTCAATGCAATCAGTGTACTGCTTGGGGCAATCGCCAAAACGCGTTTACACGCACTCGCGATTGGGCTTGGTGTATGGTCGGTTGTTAGTTTATTAATTTCGTATATGATGATGGCAATTGGTACCGTGTCGTCTGAGGCATTATTAAAACAGCTTGTCATCGTAATGATTCACCTCAATCCGTTAGAATGGATTCGCTATGGCTACTTTGTATTTTCAGAGCAAACGGCTGTACTTGGGCCAGCCTTTTACGGAATGTCGATGTTTTATTCTTCACCACCAGGCTTTGTTATTTTCGGTGTCGTTTCATTATTGTGGGTTGCATTGTCATTAATGATGGCCACATTATTATTGAAGGTGAGAGGAAAACGACTATGA
- a CDS encoding ABC transporter ATP-binding protein encodes MTIELQHVTKVFKGERGIFDVSFSLKPGHITALVGSNGAGKSTIINLLTNLLQPDEGTITRAVHDVRYMPDDISFPDTLTAQEIIKFLAGLKNVPAQKQAELLQQVGLDDAKTMKVGQFSKGMRQRLNLAQSLMGDSPLFILDEPTNGLDPYWIAQLKAMLQQQRENNQIVLFSTHLLSLAEEIADEVVLIHHGKILATGPIDILLAHYSCQSLEQLWLQLTKQGDQH; translated from the coding sequence ATGACGATTGAATTACAGCATGTAACAAAGGTATTTAAAGGTGAGCGTGGGATATTTGATGTCAGCTTTTCATTGAAGCCAGGTCATATTACGGCACTTGTCGGCTCAAATGGTGCGGGAAAAAGTACCATTATTAACTTATTAACGAATTTACTGCAGCCAGACGAAGGAACGATTACGCGTGCTGTTCATGATGTCCGCTATATGCCTGATGATATTAGTTTTCCGGATACATTGACCGCACAAGAAATCATTAAGTTTTTAGCGGGTTTAAAAAATGTACCTGCTCAAAAACAAGCAGAGCTCTTACAGCAAGTTGGGCTAGACGATGCAAAAACAATGAAGGTGGGACAATTTTCAAAGGGAATGCGACAGCGCTTAAATTTAGCGCAAAGCTTAATGGGAGATAGCCCACTATTTATATTAGATGAGCCAACAAATGGGCTTGATCCCTATTGGATTGCGCAATTAAAGGCAATGCTCCAACAGCAGCGCGAAAATAATCAAATCGTATTATTTTCAACACATTTACTGAGCTTAGCTGAGGAAATTGCCGATGAGGTTGTATTAATCCATCATGGCAAAATTTTAGCAACAGGACCGATAGACATATTATTAGCCCACTATTCATGCCAATCGCTTGAGCAGCTTTGGCTCCAGCTGACAAAGCAAGGTGATCAGCATTGA
- a CDS encoding TlpA family protein disulfide reductase, with protein MKKWAIGFGIVFVLGFVAFELVSTFQQAQKREVIRTVQATDFTLPTLDDQKQTLAQTRGKVVILNFWASWCEPCKSEMPHFQTYYVQHSEDLEILAINYTKKDQVAQVKSFVEQYKLTFPILLDETGETSIMYGAFTLPTTIILDREGNIVHEILGPLDEALLEEYVEPLY; from the coding sequence TTGAAGAAATGGGCAATAGGGTTCGGAATTGTATTCGTATTAGGATTTGTCGCATTTGAGTTAGTTTCAACGTTTCAGCAAGCGCAAAAGCGTGAAGTCATTCGTACGGTGCAGGCAACAGATTTTACGCTGCCTACATTAGATGACCAAAAGCAAACATTGGCCCAAACCCGTGGGAAGGTTGTTATTTTGAATTTTTGGGCATCCTGGTGTGAGCCGTGTAAGTCAGAAATGCCACATTTTCAAACCTATTATGTACAGCATAGCGAAGACCTTGAAATTTTGGCAATTAACTATACGAAAAAAGACCAAGTGGCTCAGGTGAAAAGCTTTGTGGAGCAATACAAACTAACATTTCCGATATTGTTAGATGAAACAGGGGAAACGAGCATTATGTATGGGGCCTTTACCTTACCGACGACGATTATTCTTGATCGTGAAGGTAATATTGTTCACGAAATATTAGGTCCGTTAGATGAAGCCCTATTAGAAGAATATGTAGAGCCCCTCTATTAA
- a CDS encoding CarD family transcriptional regulator, giving the protein MYKIGDLTFYKSHGICRIDSIVEQNFTGTPMQYYVLQSKLRPGVTLYHPVESDNCQLEKLLSYDEASKILDIFSNEASDWDERNTNRQRHHADILSKNNHVEIAQLMNTLLRKEQELQQQEKKLTSQDTQMLQQISMMMFDTLELALNQTKAQLEKQIQEKIQATITTHA; this is encoded by the coding sequence ATGTACAAAATTGGTGATCTTACTTTTTATAAATCACACGGTATTTGCCGAATCGATAGCATTGTAGAACAAAACTTCACCGGGACACCGATGCAGTATTATGTTTTACAGTCAAAATTGCGACCAGGCGTCACATTATATCATCCGGTAGAAAGCGATAACTGTCAGCTTGAAAAATTACTTAGCTATGATGAAGCTAGTAAAATACTCGACATATTCTCCAATGAAGCAAGTGATTGGGACGAACGCAATACGAATCGCCAACGCCATCATGCTGATATTTTAAGCAAGAATAATCATGTAGAAATTGCACAGCTGATGAATACATTGCTTCGTAAAGAGCAAGAATTACAACAACAAGAAAAGAAGCTAACATCTCAAGATACACAAATGCTACAGCAAATTTCCATGATGATGTTCGATACTTTAGAGCTTGCATTAAATCAAACAAAAGCTCAATTGGAAAAACAAATTCAAGAAAAAATCCAAGCCACTATCACTACACATGCTTAA
- a CDS encoding MarR family winged helix-turn-helix transcriptional regulator, whose product MNDLIELLYRQHKQLRHVADTMWNSHYDLHLTSSEWYVLKSISDGKMTVPELVVQLDITKQGVHKFLQALQDKGLIQTELVKGAKLQKVASLTDKGQEVMQKSLALDYEISERVRASIGQEQYEQLISILGQPLISK is encoded by the coding sequence ATGAATGATTTAATCGAATTATTATATAGACAACATAAGCAGCTACGTCATGTGGCCGATACAATGTGGAACAGCCATTATGATTTACATTTAACGAGTTCGGAATGGTATGTTTTGAAGAGTATTTCGGATGGCAAAATGACTGTGCCAGAGCTTGTTGTACAGCTTGATATTACAAAGCAGGGGGTACACAAGTTTTTACAAGCACTGCAGGATAAGGGGCTTATTCAAACAGAGCTTGTAAAAGGAGCAAAGCTACAAAAAGTCGCTTCATTAACGGATAAAGGTCAAGAGGTAATGCAAAAAAGCTTGGCACTAGATTACGAAATTTCAGAAAGAGTACGTGCCTCAATTGGTCAAGAGCAATACGAGCAGCTTATTTCGATATTAGGACAGCCTTTAATTTCTAAATAA
- a CDS encoding glycerophosphodiester phosphodiesterase: MKILAHRGLSASFPENTAIAFQQAAKLDCWGVEFDVHLTSDQQLVVIHDESIDRTSNGTGFVKDLTLAQLKTYDFGSWFDVKFAGQKICTLSEVLAIFKDTKHQINIEIKSDVFEYPGIELLIANALEAFQQKERIIISSFNHETIARFQQIQPQIHCALLFASLITNLDDYVRNFDCDAIHIPYYYGMRSIIQRAIQQGIVVRAYTVNKKEIAEQMEQLHIDTIFSDKGTL, translated from the coding sequence ATGAAAATATTAGCGCATCGTGGACTTAGTGCTAGCTTTCCAGAAAATACAGCGATTGCTTTTCAACAAGCCGCAAAACTTGATTGCTGGGGAGTAGAATTTGACGTCCACTTAACATCGGATCAGCAGTTAGTCGTAATTCACGACGAATCGATTGACCGTACATCTAATGGTACTGGCTTTGTAAAAGACCTAACATTAGCGCAGTTAAAAACCTATGATTTTGGTTCATGGTTTGACGTAAAGTTTGCTGGTCAAAAAATTTGCACCTTATCAGAGGTACTTGCTATTTTCAAAGATACAAAACACCAAATTAACATTGAAATTAAGTCCGATGTTTTCGAATACCCCGGCATTGAACTGCTTATTGCCAATGCTCTTGAAGCATTTCAACAAAAGGAACGAATCATAATCTCATCGTTTAATCACGAAACGATTGCCCGTTTTCAGCAAATACAGCCACAGATTCACTGTGCCCTATTATTTGCTTCACTCATTACAAATCTAGATGACTATGTACGAAACTTCGACTGTGACGCCATCCATATACCGTATTATTACGGTATGCGCTCGATCATTCAGCGGGCGATTCAGCAAGGCATCGTTGTGCGAGCATACACCGTTAATAAAAAAGAAATCGCCGAGCAAATGGAACAGCTCCATATTGATACTATTTTCTCTGATAAAGGAACACTTTAA
- a CDS encoding enoyl-ACP reductase FabI, with translation MDLLQLEGKNIVVMGVANERSIAWGIAKRLFDVGANVIFTYRKERSKGKIEKLLADREATIVECDVNNNDSIAKAFTEIGEKFGVIHGIVHSVAFAHAEDLHNRFVETTRDGYAFAQDTSAYSLIAVTKAAKPFMTEGGSIVTMSYLGAERVLPGYNVMGVAKAALEASMRYLAADVGAENIRVNAISAGAIRTLAAKGVPSFNDILKKIEENAPLKRNTNQEEVADMTMVMLSHLSRGVTGETIYIDSGYHIMG, from the coding sequence ATGGATTTACTACAATTAGAAGGAAAAAATATTGTCGTGATGGGCGTTGCCAATGAGCGTAGTATCGCTTGGGGCATAGCAAAACGACTTTTTGATGTAGGAGCAAATGTTATTTTCACTTATCGAAAGGAACGCTCAAAGGGCAAAATCGAAAAGCTTTTAGCGGATCGAGAAGCAACGATTGTTGAATGTGATGTTAATAATAATGACAGTATTGCCAAAGCTTTCACAGAAATCGGAGAAAAATTTGGTGTCATTCACGGTATTGTACACTCGGTTGCCTTTGCTCACGCGGAGGACTTACACAATCGCTTCGTAGAAACAACGCGCGATGGATATGCCTTTGCTCAAGATACAAGTGCCTATTCACTAATTGCCGTCACAAAAGCTGCCAAGCCATTTATGACAGAGGGTGGTTCCATCGTGACGATGTCTTATTTAGGCGCGGAACGTGTATTACCTGGCTACAATGTAATGGGGGTTGCGAAGGCTGCACTGGAGGCGTCAATGCGTTATTTAGCTGCAGATGTTGGCGCAGAAAATATTCGTGTCAATGCGATTTCAGCTGGTGCAATTCGAACATTGGCTGCAAAAGGTGTCCCTAGCTTCAATGACATTTTGAAAAAAATCGAAGAAAATGCGCCACTAAAGCGCAATACCAATCAAGAAGAAGTTGCTGATATGACGATGGTGATGTTAAGTCATCTATCGCGCGGTGTGACAGGCGAAACAATTTACATCGATAGCGGCTATCATATTATGGGGTAG
- a CDS encoding ferredoxin has protein sequence MPKYTIVDKDTCIACGACGAAAPDIYDYDDEGIAIVILDDNMGTAEVPEDLLEDMQDAFEGCPTDSIKVADESFDGDALKFE, from the coding sequence ATGCCAAAATATACAATCGTAGATAAAGATACATGTATCGCTTGTGGCGCTTGTGGCGCTGCTGCACCAGACATTTATGATTATGATGATGAAGGGATTGCAATCGTTATTTTAGATGATAACATGGGTACTGCTGAAGTTCCAGAGGATCTACTAGAAGACATGCAAGATGCATTTGAAGGCTGCCCTACAGATTCCATCAAGGTTGCAGATGAGTCGTTCGACGGCGATGCATTAAAATTTGAATAA